A genomic window from Brassica oleracea var. oleracea cultivar TO1000 chromosome C8, BOL, whole genome shotgun sequence includes:
- the LOC106308636 gene encoding uncharacterized protein LOC106308636 yields the protein MWKESVKGVQLASTLSPKSKLTVCIPLCPFLIILGMISMDFIVGLPRTRTGKDSIFVVDDRFSKMAHFIACHKADDALHVANLFFKEVIRLHGMPKTIVSDRDTKFLSYTLWSKLIICLIVNLHITTSPLDLMPLPESEIVSMDGKKKAEMVQRIHDQARRNLGKTTEQYAKYANKNRREMVFEVGDKVWIHLRKERFPNERKSKLMPRIDGPFEVIRKISNNAYKLNLQDEPDLRTNPFQVGGNDVIIEQLSDEDKEIKDNPTDEDALAIPVGPMTRSRTTRLNETIGGLLMKAWKQEECLGGSLINQDILITIQATSPSS from the exons ATGTGGAAAGAATCTGTGAAAGGTGTGCAACTTGCAAGCACGCTAAGTCCAAAGTCCAAACTCACGGTTTGTATACCCCTTTGCCCATTCCTTATCATCCTTGGAATGATTTCTATGGACTTCATTGTTGGATTGCCTAGAACTAGAACCGGAAAGGATTCAATCTTTGTTGTTGATGATAGGTTCTCTAAAATGGCGCATTTCATAGCTTGTCATAAAGCTGATGATGCATTGCACGTTGCTAATTTGTTCTTTAAAGAGGTTATACGCTTGCATGGAATGCCTAAGACTATAGTTTCAGATAGAGATACTAAGTTTCTTAGTTATACTCTATGGTCTAAACTT ATTATCTGCCTCATTGTGAATTTGCATATAACCACCTCACCTTTGGATCTAATGCCTTTACCTGAGTCTGAAATAGTTAGCATGGATGGCAAAAAGAAGGCCGAAATGGTGCAACGGATACATGACCAGGCTAGGCGCAATCTTGGGAAAACAACTGAGCAATATGCCAAGTATGCTAACAAGAATAGGCGTGAGATGGTGTTTGAAGTTGGAGATAAAGTATGGATTCACCTTAGAAAGGAGAGATTTCCAAATGAAAGGAAATCTAAGCTAATGCCACGTATTGATGGCCCTTTTGAAGTCATAAGGAAGATCAGCAACAATGCATACAAGCTGAACTTGCAAG ATGAACCAGATTTGAGGACAAATCCTTTTCAAGTGGGAGGGAATGATGTGATCATTGAACAGCTATCTGATGAAGACAAGGAGATCAAAGACAATCCAACTGATGAGGATGCCTTAGCCATTCCAGTTGGGCCTATGACTCGTTCCAGAACCACGAGACTTAATGAGACCATTGGAGGATTGCTTATGAAGGCATGGAAGCAAGAAGAATGTCTTGGTGGAAGCTTGATCAACCAAGACATACTCATCACCATTCAAGCTACTTCACCATCAAGCTGA